Genomic segment of Melanotaenia boesemani isolate fMelBoe1 chromosome 10, fMelBoe1.pri, whole genome shotgun sequence:
AAATTCCCCTGCTAGAGTCTGATGTAATAACTGAAGATTAGGCAGGGAAACTCAAATTCCCAGCAATCCTTACAGCCTGTTCATTCCATGGTAAATGTCTACAGATGatccaacattttcttttttgctcaGCTCTGACGCACATCGGATATAATGGAGCAATTCTTTCTAAGATTAACAGATCTTGTCTGTGTTCTGTTGCTTCCACATAATGCAGCCTGCTTTCAAGACATGAATTTACCGTCTTCTCCATTGCACGACTGTTCCTGTTTATccgtttttggtttttttttctcccttctctTTTGTCACTGCTGAACCTTTATGTATAGTTACACAAACACAGTACATCAGGGTCAGCATCTGTTACAAAGGGAAACTATTGCTTTTGGTGATTTGGATAAGTCTGAATTTCAGCAGCCCTGAACAGATGTATAAATCTACATGATCAATTCTTCCATTCACACCATATGATGTGCCTGTTGTGGGCATCAGGAGTGGACAAAAGGCATTATTTTATGTAAGATTCTTAATTTTAGTGTGTCTGTAGTTGCCCTTGCCATGATGATTGTCTTCCCCTTAATGTTTAATCCACTTCACCACCACAGTCTGCAGAAAGGCGATAAGGTTGATGTGAAATGAAAAGatttactaaaaacaaaaaaaagaagttccTTCTGTTTCATGTACTTGGCACAGCTTTCAAGTCTGGCACAGCTTTGTACAtgcaatttatatatatatatatatatatatatatatatatatatatatatataatatatatatatatatatatatatatatatatatatatatatatatatatatatatatatattgcaggTACAAAACACTACATTCACTTTCCTACAATGGTTCTatgttattaatgttttaaaactatGCAACTTGTAGCTCACAGTGGATATGTTCTGCTGATGGTACAGCAACAGATGTTGGTCTGATGTCAGCGCAGCATGGGGTTGCTAGCAGGGAGGGAGTCAACTCACAGGCTTTGTTTGTTAATCCCAGTTATGATGTGAGAGTTAACTCAGAACTGGGAACCGGTGGTTTGAGTTATCATATTAAATCAAAAGAATTGATGAACATTTATAGAGCAGCGTTTCTAAGTAGTTAACCtcctgatttgttgttttttcttctgatGTTAAAGTCCTGATAACATAAATCTCTGCAACAATCTATCTTACATTTGCAAGATTTATCTTTTAGGTTGCAAAAAATAGGTCACGCCAGCTGTGAATGTTGGTACATTGAGACGTTGGATTtgctttactttaataaataatgttaCTAATGTTTTAATGGTAAAGTCAAAACTTAACCCTCCTAGTCGTGCCAAAGAAGAAGTTGGGCAGATTAATGGAGTGGATATCAGATATTTGAGGTGGATATCAGGAACACATTATTACTCTTGTAGCTGATATCCAATCAACTTCCAAGATATTTCTGTAATTCAGccaaaacagactgaaatctCTTGTCACCTTTATGTTGCAGTTTACTGTCCAGTATTCATAAGGTCAAAGAGAGATTTTGCAAACTAATTGAAAGGTAATAAATTAACTAAGATCAGACTGTAACTCATTCGAAGGTCATACAAGAGATAAACACATTGTTGAGAATGAGCTGGTGTTGCTTGTTTCTAGAGTCTTAGAATAAGTGTTGCTTTGTGCCCTTCACACCTTTTATACAGTTTGGACACCATATGGTGCTATTTTATGTCCCAAATATGATGGTCATGTGATTTAGCAGGTCTTGACTAATGGTATTTCCTGTTATTTATGATAAAAGGACATAAGACAGGTGTTGATTCCTTTGCCTTATTTTGAGTAACACATTTGATCACAGTTgttcctccacacccacacactgCTTTGTTTCTATGATACACTTATTTTTGGCAGAACATCTTTTTAGTCGCTAACCAGAGATCTCTCGGGAAATCACACCTTTCCCACACTATCTTCTTCCTGTGCtgagcagcttttcatccctgCAGCACATGCTTTGTCACAAAATCTGCAGATGAACAGACAGAATGTAGTACGTTGCTTTGCCATTGCTAGTTATTAACTAAATATGTCCAAAATGCTCTTTGTGTCTGACTCTTACTCCTATTTTCTCGCATCTTTTAAATATCAAAAGAGAGTCACGTTATCAAACCTGTAGATTCTTATCAGATCTTAAGAGGGAATCCCTATAAAAGCAATTGTCAAAGATGGTTTCAATCAGAAAAGGTGATTTTAGCTAAGAAGCAATTTATTCATTGGCAGTTGCTAGGCAACTGTATCAGCAATACCCTTGGAGTCAAGGAGCATTGGTCTTGATATTCAAAGGGGAAAAACATGCAAAGGTATTTTAGCATGCTGCTGGATCTTTAAGTGCATGTGGTTATGTCAGtgcattatttccttttttgacAAATGCTAAAGAGGCATCAACAATGAAAGAGGCCTCGACGTTTTTGAATTAGCTTTGCATGGTTTATGGGAATTCATTGCCATTCCTATGTCCAAGAAAAGCTCTTTTGATATGTTGATGAAAGAAGAGTTAATACTTTGCTTGTTTACCTTTCTTTGAATAGAAAATGGCTGGATACAATTAGCCATTTTATGTGATGAACAGGCGAATGGATCGAAGAATAAACAGGATATTGTATCTGTAGACGTTAAGCAATTAATGTGCATTCCATAATTATATTAAAGGACTTAATGTAATAAACAAAACTAGACGAAACATCATATGCTCAacttaaatgcattaaaactaGTCCAGTTAGAAAGTTGCAATTATGGTAATTGTCTAAAGGCCTAATTTTATCTAATGTTTTAGTCCAAGGCAGAAGTCTTACTGCAGTGCTCAAGCGTTTCATggatttttgcttctttttaaataaactggcaAAGTACAGGAAAGCTGTCAAGTTAccggaattaaaaaaaacacatgctgTAAATCTGATGGAATGCAGATGGAACTGCAGCAGAAGTGACTGCAGCACACAAAACGTCGGCTGGATTCGTCTATAGCTCATTATGGCTGGACTGTGGGTGGCAGCAGAGATTAAACATGTCCACTAGTGTTTGGCACAAGTATTCGACATGTCTTGCAGAGTGCCTGTGTTTGTAGTGTGTCATCTCTCTTCTAACCAACGTAGTTCCACTTAGCCAACGTGCTGTTCTGTTTAGCCACAAGTTCTTCTGCATCCACATTTTTTTCACTCTTCTCGTTACCTTCCACCATCAAAACACTCACTCCATGAGTTCTAGTGTCGCAGCCGTTAACATTTACATGGAGCAGGTATCCAGGATAGTAAGAGTCCATTTGATTCGCCATTGACGCAGACAGAGCATGAATGTTCAGCAGTGTTTGGAACAGCATCGCATCACTtccttaaaaaatacaaataggGATGACTTTTTATTGCAGGTTAGGTAGGTGTTGCGCTATTTATATCGCAATATGCAGCCTAATTGTCacagctgcttttcttttctgttgtgAATTCCCCCATCGTTAGGTATCTTTTTGGTCCAGTTGCTGTTCTTGCCTCCACACTAAGATTTAGTGTACACCTGGACTGGGTAGAAGCATTTCAGAATATAGCCACAATGACAAGGGTTTTAAGTCTTAAGTTTGAAATAAACCACCATTCTGTTTCTAGTCTTTATCTGTGaaagattaaaagattaaatgaactgatccctaaaagaaaaaggacaccCTTCCTTTGATTTCACTATAATGAAATTGGAGACTACAGGCCCTCCAATGTGTGCATGATAACAATAATACTATGTAGTAATGATTTATCATAATGTGTTTGACAGACATATAGTGAGATTAAGAGACTTTTCACcatgcatataaaaaaaattaaatagaaaataagagTTTTAAGGGGACCTTAGAATATAATGGTGTCCAAGCCTGGctgcaatgtttttttatttctttttactgatcttttatttatctcaTATCTTTACAGTTACAGTAGTTTGGAAAACGTATTggatgaatttatttttcttgctttttatcAACTTCTTTTCTCAATAAGTGCAACATGGCATCATAATTTAGCCTCGAGAAAATTGTCAGTATTGGTTTGCATTAACAAACTTGGTGTGCCCACCTCTTATCATGCGCTTTGAGCTGCTTCCTGTTAGCTCTGGCTATTTTTTCCCTTTCCTGAGGATAAAAACCTCTATTAAGGAAGCTGTCCTCATCGTTAGTAGATAAGCTCGATACTTTcccttgtttttctccatcagagagcCGCCCTGTGGAGTAGCCATCAATTTTTTGACTGTCCCTTTGTGTGCACATGTTTCTATTTCCTTTTTAGCCTCTTGTTTAATTATGGGCTAGGTTATTGAGTTAGTGGTGATCTCTTAATTTGACTGTTATTTGTCCCCATTCAACCTGCATGTGCTGTTCATTAATGCCCATCCATAAAGCTGCTGCAGTGTATCCAGCTATCGACACATATGAACAGCCAACAAACATAGGAAATGTTTTCAATTTCATATCAATGCTTGCTTTACAAATTGTATCTTATGTTTTGTTAGTTTAATGTTATGCAACATTAAACTATTTAAGCACATTATTTTTGGACCATATTGCTAAGAGCATTATCCTCcccccacaccaccaccactgccacctttttttcttaagcATAAAAATAGCCAAGCTTGTGAGTGAGGCAACATTGTGGCTTTAAATACAGCGACATGTTGGCGTAatggggggggaggggggttggcGGGGGGGGCAGCTGATGAAATCATTGCTTAAATAAAGGCCACTCTGTAGTCATTTCATACAAGGCACAAAATATGTGCACAATCATCCTTGGGGAATATTGCTTTGTAGTGAATACTGGCCGACATCAAAAAGAATCTTTCACCTCCTGAATTACATGCAGTCTGTGGAACTGTGGATCAATATCAACGGTTATATCCTCAGTTTGGTTCCATTTACACTTGTGTGTTTCTATGTGGGTCACTATCAAATTCCATTCACTGCAAGCAGACAACTCTGTTGGCTGCTCAGCAGGCCAGGAGGACATCTGGCTCTTGCTTTCACCCTGACTTAAGAGGGTTGCCTTGTATTTGTGCAACTTGTATTATGTAATTTTGTTACACAAGTCAAGTCCTCAAGGGAACTACTTGTAGATTATTTGATGCCACTTCCTCCATGTACAGTTGAGAGGTGTATTCTTCACAGAGAAAGGCAAGAAAAAgagtactttttctttttttataaatttctcATTTATCTTATCCTTTTCTGGGTGGTTTATTTGGTATGATGTATTATTTATTGCACCCCTTTTAATAATTGACAACAGTATGTGCCTCTTTTTCCACTTTTGTGTCAGGTGTGCACCATGGCGTCTAAACCTCACCCTCCTCTAATGAAGAAGCACAGTCAGACAGACTTGATAAGCCGTCTGAAGAGCCGGAAGATCCTTGGAGTTGGTGGCGAGGATGATGATGGGGAAGTGCACCGCTCAAAGGTCAGATTACTTCAGATGAACATTACAGTCAGTTTATTCAATATGGGCAGCAATGTAGACGGCAAGTTCGACCGGCAAGGTCATTAGTACAACAAACAACTTGGTTATAAATGTAAGCCAGTAATGTATGAGGTAAACCATCAGTCAGATGGGTAATGTTCCATCATTGCATAAAGAAAAATGCCGCAAATGCATTTATTAACCCTGAGAAGAGCTATGGGTTCTTTATAAAAGCCACAGTGGACAACTGTCATGTCTCTGTTGTGACGTTAATACTTCTGCATCAGTGAATCTAGATCAAGTAATCCActaagctccagcagctctacTGAGATGTGACGGACTTTCTGGGTGGCCGCTTGCCTCGTGTTTTAATCCTTACATGTGTTTGTACATGCATAAAGAAAGTGCATACCAAAACACAACGTCACACATGCTGGTTTATTGAAGGAGGAACAAAATCGCTAGTCAGCTTGTCATATTTCTACATATCAAGCTCCACAGTTGCAGACTGACAATAATTTCCTCCTTTAAAATGGATTCAGAGATcaggatttcattttttttcctttttttttcttattaaaaaaaattaaagaatgcATCACAATGTGCCTAGGCACAGCAGACAATTCCTCTCTGAAATATTAATCAGGCAAATGATAGAAGGGAACAGAGCAGAAGGGAGCAGGCATACGGTGGTGGCTGATAGCTTGTGATGAGATGTCAGCCCCCTTTTCTCAGCCCTCTCGagtgtttgttttctctctcaaTGTTTTAGCACGAAGCCTAACCCAGACATCTGTCACATGAATCTCTTCTGCAGAGCACACTCATGGAGACAGATACATATACTGACAAAGAATAAAACACTTAATTCTTCATTATATTTGACAGTAACAATTATTTATTGAGATGCTGGCTTTAATGATTGAATGGTGATCCAAATACAGTAAAAGAAAAGCTAATGTGCACTGTTGTACTTGGTGTTTTGCACAGTAGACTTTCTTAATGACGTGTGGCATAGACCCTAATTTAGAATTAAATTGTTGTGTcacaatgtcatttttttctccattgtgcttttacttttgtttttcctttcaacCTTGCCACATGTTTTTCTGGAAGAGAGACCCATGGGATCGGATCTAAAAGTAAAGTTAGCTGCAAGACGGTGTGGAAAGGAAACAGTTGACTTTATCCTTTGGTTTGTGTAAACAAAGGAGGGAAATGCTCCTGTAGTCCGCTGTCTGCCTCTTCCTGCCTTCTTTACAGATAAGAGTGCTGTTCCCGATTACAAATAgtctgacaaaaagaaaacttaatgtATTTGCTGTACTAAGAGATGTTGCCTAACTTGTTACTGTTTTTACTAACAGCTTCTTTAAACCAATAATACATTACTTTGGTGCTTCCTTAATGTCTCAACAAACAAGCCTTGGCAGCATGAGCCTTGGCCCTAACACACTGACATATCATGATGCTTTGTGTATATTTTGTATGCCTGGGGCTTACTactaagacacataaaacagtgacAACTGCTTATTCTCACCTCACAAACTGACAGATATGCTGAACATCCTGAAAATTTTCCATGCTTAGTAGCTGAAAACTGGCTCATTGTTGGCTGTATGTAGCTGACTGAGTGACTGATGTCAATGCCAGCTGTAATTAAGTGTGTTTCTCCACGAATAGCTGTGCAAATTTCTGTCTTTTCCTGTTTCTCCTTCATACCCCGAGCCAACCCAGTGCCATCAGTTAATGTTCCCTTTGAGTATTTGTCGTGCCAGTCATGAATATTTATGTGTTCCTGTCAAAAACAGCCCCTGGAACCATGGCACAGGAAGCCTGATTCACCTGATCATGTGATCGCAGCTGGTGCAGATAGATTCATAATCAGCCACTTATGCTGCAGTACAAGAAAGAATTTAATGACTTAAGTCTGCAACTGTTCATCTTTACTGATTTTAGGGGTTTGGCTTAAATGTAGTCCTCCTAATGCTCCTACCATGAGATGAAAAATAACACCCGCTAGGGGCAAATGAATCACTTGATTCTTAACATATCATACTTCTGTTTtctcctgttttcttttcttcccacACTCTCAATTATGGTTCTATGTCAGTTCTTAAAGGGAATCTGAAGGTTCATCTGTTCGCCAACTTCTATTGGTGTGTGTACCAAAATTTGTTGCATGAGTATgttgcatatatttatttacttaagaCAAGCCTCTTCCatccgttttttttttccccccctcagATATTGGTTTGCAGGGTCTTGGTCTATTTCTGGAGGAGGCACAGAGCTAAGCTCTAAAGATCTGCTTTTACTCTGCAGTTTTACAGACACAATGAAGAGTGGGCCTATGCTCTCCCTACTGGTCTTCAGTTACTCGCcaattaaaaactatttctggaaatctctctctctttttttatgttaaacttGACCACCATAAATTTCATGTGATTCCATGTGGCCCAGCCTCTTGTGGTTTTCAGCCTCTTCTTTGAGGTAGCTCTTACCTTTCATCTTTAGGATGCATGGTTGGAGGATCTCAGTGCAGAGAATTCAGATGAGCCGTGGATGAGAGTTGTAAGAGGGATTAAGAACTGGTCTATAAATGCTTGGCTCCAACTCATTCTGCTCAAAGTTGTTTACTGATTGAACTTTtctcatttctcattttaattgaagttttttctttgtttctgctaGCTGAGTTAAGTCAAGCAAGGAGAAATTGGGCACTTCTTCTGGGGTTGTCAAAGACTTAACAGTTTATGCGATGATCATTTTTGCAGCATCATCTACAGTTGGACGATGTCCTCCGTCATGGTTATTGGCATATTTAGCTgtttattcattaacattaatgTTAGCAACCAGGCCTAATGTTTTTGTGTGGTTGTTTCCAGAAGGCTTAAAGTAGACTGGGGAAACTGAGAAATATTGTTCAACCATGACTCAGTTTAAGTCATGATTGGCTACACACTGTCAGGCtcttatttaaaacttttaaagatttGGGGActctttattaaatatattaggAATTAATAGAAACTTTGAAGTTGCTGTGCTTTCACTAAACTCTGTGTATTGAGCTGTTTGCTGAATAGATGCATTACAgttgacttttttatttgtttggggtttttttttatgtgcttaTGTTGTGGCCTTTCCACTGATTCCCACAATGCTTCTTTCATGTACTAATTCTGTGCTGGATAGCCTGtgaacatttctgttttaaatatgaCCTGACATAGCTTTTATCTTGAcatattttgttcttgtgttttttttttgttgttgtttttttgctgctatttatttatttattctttttaacgAACTATACCACAAAGAAAACGGATACGTTTCATGACAGATAACTATAGTTTAAATGGCTCAGATACACCGATATTAACTTTTACCGAGTGGGAAATGGTAAAAGATAAAACCCCTTGAGGCTTCAAGTATATCAcaagtaattttgttttatcCACTCTGACATTTCACAGCTTCCtcaaacagaaaatgacttTCCAATTGAAGCGTTTCCCTCTAAACACCGGTAACTAGAAGGGGATTCATCATCCCTGCCTTGGTGGTTTTAATGCTTCAGtgtatattttgtttctgtgcTGCTGTCTGACTCCAACACAGCAGCACTTTTTGagaaaagagacattttcttaTGAAGAGGTAACACTGAAGTCAGGGATGCAATGATGTCTGGAGAGAACTGGTGAAAgcatgctgtttttctgtgggtTACTCTGCAGTAACCcacagaaaaactttttttcccaaCTTATTCTCTTTAGAGTTTTCCTTTGACAATTTATATAGCCCCTGCCCTTGTGAATTTTTGCatataaaagtcagtctgaGTCTGAATTCGTTGCCAGCTTTTCTGACCTTAACATTTCCCACTTGAATACATCTAGAATGTACATAGACAATCTGTGTTCATCGCAAATGTCTTAAAGAAACAGCCAGACATGCAAAAAAGGAACTGAAGCATTCACAACTCTTAACAATTCACATTTCATGACTGCCACAGTACTTTATCCAATTTATTTTGGTTTCATTGTCAAATCCTTGGTTTATCTGTACACTTTTACTGTGAATATTGCATTTAGGCTGCAACAAGCAATCCTGTTCAATGTTCATTCTTTGAGTTTTAACTTAGTTAATAATGCAAAACACATAGACAATGTGTCTGGAGAGAGCAACTTCTAGTATATATGGGAAGTAATTTGAAGTAATTTGAAGAAGTAATTTGCTATGTGTCTTTTTGTTAAGCAGAAATTAACCATCACTATTATTTGGGCCACCActcatgttttatttcctcttcCAGTCACTTAAGCTTCCACAATTTCAATTTGAGTATTGCATGGGTAATGTTGTAAGGTTTTTAGGTTTATATTGTTTGTCACAATATTGCTTTTCTTCAAGTGTCGTCATGgttgttgttcatttaaaattcAGTGTGAGATGTTATAACTAACACTTGATGTTCAGGAGATGATATAGGCATGCTATTCACCCTCATTTCTTCATTCTCCCAAATGTTGCAGAGTCATTTTTGTTATTGGTTAAAAGCTTCTCAGTTGAATGGTTTTATATGATCTGTAACTCTGTTAAGATGACAAGATTGTGATAACATTTACCCTCTCAgctaatttccttttcttttcttttgccttGTTTGCTCATAGATCAGTCAGATGCTTGGAAATGAAATTAAGTTTGCAGTACGAGAACCTAACGGGCTGAGGTGAGAATTCCGCTGCTCACTGACTCAGTATCTGACCAGCTGACATATAACACAGCCAGTAAAGTTCAACAGCTTGTAAACACTAAGCAAATATATCTGTATTTGTTGTGGGAAGGATACTACATGTCATGTCATTTCTCTGCTCTAAGGGTGTGGATACTCATCTCCGCAGTGGGATTCACAGTAATGGCTCTGATGGTGAGTGTTGCTTCAATTATTAAAAGACCTAagatgttttacagttttttattttaactacaGACAGGAAAGCAATTTTTAGAAACTAGTCAAGACACATTCTGCAATCCCAGTTACTGTAGATTCTTTTCCAGCTTATCACTGAGGGTCATCTGGAAAAAAACAGCTCTGTCTTTGTCAGCCCCAACTATCTAAATTCTCAATATCCTCAGTGTTCTGGGCATGCACAGCAATGCTCACTCAAAAACTGGAAGACTTTGGGAAGGACAGATGCTGTTGTGTTGATACGACAGAGCTGtgttgtgcttttgttttcctCACACAGGCTCTGGTGTTCCCCAACCAGCTATATGAAGTTGTTTTTGAGGAGGAGCTCTCCACAACTAGCATCTCTGTTCGCCTTTATGGAGGAGCGTTGCTTAGTAAGTCACAGTCCAGAAATGCAACAAACACAAGTAGAtgatgcaattaaaaaaaaagactgactaACAGTGTTggcacacttttcttttttttttaattatttatgtacatGCTAAAAATATACGTTCCTAAACAGCATGTGGTCTCCTGGGAAAATGGCTTCTAATGCATTCATTACAGCTCATAGACACGCTCAATCAGATCCTGCATAAAGAAGTCTCTTTCTGCATCAGAATCACCCCTGTAGGCTACAAAAAGAGGCTGTATAATGTGATGCTATTTTGTGTATCTACAGTTCTCTACAAAGGCATGCTAGAGGCACAGAGACCAATTTTCTAGAATACTAGCAGCTAATGCTCCAGTTGCCTCTTGTTTCTGTGGTGTTGTATATCAGGTTTTAATCTGGTGGGAACTCAGTGGGGGATGGCAGGACAGAGCGGTAGGAGAGTGTGTGTAGTGTATGAGTGTGAGCTGCCTTGAAACTCAGAGGAGGAAATGTGCTATATTCCAGTCCAATTTTGCAGATTATTCCgttaaaaactaaatgagcCTTATTCTTGTTCTTTTGTGCGACATTGCTCACAAGCAACAGTAATTCTATATACTAATTAATCGTGGCATCTGTGCTTTGCTCCCTTCCTAGGAGTAATGTTCGTATTTTAGAGACGGCTACAATTATTTTAATGGTCTTAATTAGAGACAGGCTGTCAGTCAGGTGATTCCAGGGTTTGTGTTAGATCTATGAAGAAACTCGCTGTGGCACAGGCTCAGACAGCACATAGGTTGCTCCTTTATAGGAGGGTAAGCAAGAAAGGGAAGGAAAGGATGTAAGAGTGAGTAAAAGCTTCTTCTGTCAAGTTATCACGTCTTCTAAGTCAAGCCGCAACACGTTAGAATACCAGCTGTGTTCCCATTCCTCAGAAGAATACTCAGGAAATCCAAGCTGTACTCTAGTCATCTATTTCTTAATTAGCAATGTAAAAATGTAGGATTATTGCCTTTCATGTGCAAAGACAAAGACATTAAACGTAACAATGGGAGGAAAGGTATGAAGGAAACAGATTTAAGCTTCATCAGACCACCAAAAGCTTGCTGTTATTGCAAATGTCAACAGAGCTATATGGATTGGCATGGAGAAAGGGTGATGTCTTACAAGATAAGGTGCAGCAGTGGGGACGAAGGACGGGGGTCTCATCTGCCACACAGATGGATCCTGGCAGGGAGAGGATGCAGTCCATCAGCCCTCCCACCTATCTGCCCACCCCTTCTGGTTTCCACAGCCTCACTGGTCTGTGTCGGTGGGAATGAAATACAGGAAAATGGACTAGAGGAAGAGTATGGATTGAAATGAAGCTTTTATAAGAATCAGTGAGTCAGAGCATTTGGCTAAATAAGATATCACCTTATCTGCATGCCATTATAGATCTACAGAAGCAAGTTAACCGTTCTTATGGTTTAGCGAGTGGAAATGCTCCTGCTCTTATAGGGGTTTTCTGTCCTgagtttcttgttcttgttctcttttttttttttttttctggtttcatTCCCATGCCCCTGGACCCTTAACCTATAAATTCCCTTTTATCATACTCCTTTCTAGGCCTGGCCCTCATTATGTGGAACGGTCTCTACACAGCAGAAAAGGTCATCATCCAGTGGACTCTGCTCAGTGAAGCCTGCTACTTTGCTGTCCAGTTTCTAGGTAATTAACACACAGTCTTACAgtttaagttaaatatttattaatctaGCAGTGAGACTCAGTGCCTCAAAGACCCTCTATTTTTATCTTACTGACAAAGTCTAGGAGTTGAGATGAGCTGCGAGTTTCTGGTTGTATTTACCGGTTATTTACGTGTTGATAGTGCCCTCTTGTGTCAACTTAGTGAAGTCACAATCTTATGCTGCATAAAGGGATCATCTTTTTAAATTCGATTTAAATCAACACTTTGAAGCTCATGCATGCTGTGAAGCATTTTTGTGGCTCAGTAATTATACATTACAAACTGTAAATGATAGAATCTGatacatttctgtatttgattCATTGTAGCACAAGATGTTAAATCTGagatattttattgtttggacAGTGCAcacaaaagacaagaaaagaaaaacctcaatCTGATAATTAGACTTATTTACATCAGGTCAATAATAAGTTGAAGTATTCAAAAGTCAGAAGTAAACATGAAGGAGACTTTTTGAAGACTTTGTGGACAAGACAATGACCTGTTTATGTTTgcaaaagtgaaaataattttGGGATTAATCAtctaatgtaaataaatttgtaaaagGATTCAGATAATATTCAAAGGGATAATACAAGGAATTAATCTGAAaactattcattt
This window contains:
- the tp53i11b gene encoding tumor protein p53-inducible protein 11b, producing the protein MASKPHPPLMKKHSQTDLISRLKSRKILGVGGEDDDGEVHRSKISQMLGNEIKFAVREPNGLRVWILISAVGFTVMALMALVFPNQLYEVVFEEELSTTSISVRLYGGALLSLALIMWNGLYTAEKVIIQWTLLSEACYFAVQFLVTSITLMEIGILPYTAMLLLLSRVLFLAVTMAYYYHLGRKPKKI